The window GGCCGTGCCGTCCGCCCGGGCCGGGTCGGCCGCGGCGCCCGGACCGCGCGGGTCCGGGAACTGCTCGCGGCCGTAGAGCTGCGCGCCGCAGGGGAGGACCAGGAGATCCGTTTCCTGTCCGGGGGCAACCAGCAGAAGGTCGTGCTGGCCAGGTGGCTCGCGCTCGCCCCGAGGATCCTGCTCTTCGACGAGCCGACCCGGGGCATCGACGTGGGCGCCAAGTCGGCGATCCACGATCTCGTCCGCCGGCTGGCCCGCGACGGCGCCGCCGTGCTGATGGTCTCGTCCGAGCTGCCCGAGCTGCTCGGCATGAGCGACCGGATCATCGTCATGCGTGACGGCCGGATCGCCGGCGAGCTACCCGCCGGCGCCACGGAGGAGGATGTCGTCGCCCTGGCGGTCGGCACCGATCGGGAGGCGGCCGGATGAGCGGCGCGCTGTCCCTGTCGGCCCGGCGGACCCCGCCCGGCGTGTTCGTCGCCCTGGTCCTCACCCTGGCGATCGGTTGGCTCGTCGTCACGGTCGACGGCGGTCGGCTGTTCAGCCTGCCGACGACGGTGAGCCTGCTGCACGTCGCCGCCGGTCTGGGCCTCGTCGCGGTCGGCCAGACACTGGTCGTCGTCGGGGGCTCGCTGGACCTGTCCGTGGCGTACGTGGTCAGCCTGAGCACCCTCGTCGCCGCCGAGACCATGGCGGGTGACGACGGTGCGCTGCTGCCGGCGATCGGCCTGACGCTCGCCGTCAGCAGCGCGATCGGCCTCGTCAACGGACTGCTCGTCACCACGGCGCGGATCAACCCCTTCATCGCGACCGTCGGCGTCGGACTGCTGCTGAAGGGATACCTCGACAACGGATACGACGGCCCGGCCGGCAAGACCGCACCCGCCCTGGTGCAGGGCCTGGGGTACCAGCGCATCGGCCCGGTGCCGCTGTCGTTCCTGCTGCTGCTCACCGTCGCCGCCGCGGCCTGGTTCGTGCTGGCGCGCACCCGCTTCGGCCACCACCTGATCGCCGTGGGCGGCGACCCGGAGGTCGCCCGGCTCTCCGGCGTGCGGGGCAGCCGGGTCCTCGTCACCGCCCATGTGCTGTGCGGCCTCTGCGCCGGCCTCGCCGGGGTCTACCTCGCCAGTCGGCTCGGCGCCGGCGCACCGAGGGTGGGCACCGAGGGACTGTACGACCTGGAGTCGATCGCCGCGGTGGTGCTCGGCGGCACCGCCCTGGCCGGCGGGCGAGGCGGCGTCGTCGGCACGGTCGGCGGCGTGCTGCTGCTCGCGAGCATCGACGCCGTCTTCAACCAGCTCGAGGTCGACGTGTTCTTCAAGCAGGTGATCCGTGGCGTGATCATCATCGCGGCGGTCGCCGTCCACGCCCGCCGGGCGATGCGAAAGGCGTCCTAGCATGCGGATCGCGCGCCCACTGCGGCTCCTTGGGTTCCGCTCCGGCAGTCTCGCACCGATCATCGTGATCCTGGCGGTGCTGCTGGTTCTGCTGACCGCCCGCCAACCGGACTTCCTCTCGCCGCCGTCGCTGATGTCGTTCCTCGGCCGCTCCGCGCCGATCGTCCTGCTCGCCGCCGGTCAGTACTTCGTGATCGTCTCCGGCGAGTTGGACCTGTCCGTCGGCTCTCTGGTCACCGCGCAGGTGGTCATCGCCGCCCGGCTGATCGACGGCGATCCGTCGGCCGGGTGGCCTGTCGTCGTGCTCCTGCTCGCGTTCGGCATCGCCGTCGGCCTCGTCAACGGCCTCGTCACCACGCGGCTGCGGGTGCCGTCGTTCATCACGACCCTCGGGATGTTCCTGATCCTCGTCGGTGCCGTGTACCTGTGGTCCGACGGTGCCCCGAAGGGCGGCCTCTCCGAGGAGTTCCGCCGACTCGGCCGGTCGGGCTTCGAGGACGTGCCCGCGCTGGGACGGATACCGTACGCCCTGGTCATCCTGTTGGCGGCGGCCGCTCTGGCGCTGGTGCTGACGCGTTCGGACTTCGGCCGCACCCTGGTCGCCGTCGGCGGCAACTCGCGGACCGCCGAGCTGAGCGGCGTGCGCGTGTGGCGCGCCAAGACCATGGCGTTCGTCCTCAGCGGACTCGCCGCCACGCTCGCGGCGGTCCTCATCGGCGGGTACGGCGGAGTGTCGTTCCAGGCCGGTGCCGGCCTCGAGTTCGGCGCGATCACCGCGGCGGTCCTCGGCGGTGTCGCTCTGGGCGGGGGCCGCGGTTCGGTCGTCGGCGCGATGCTGGGCGCGCTGACCCTCGAGACGCTCTTCACACTCATGAACTTCTACGGCGTCTCCGGCGCCCTCGAACCGACCGTCCAGGGCGCGATCATCCTGTTCGCCGTGGCGGCGGCGTCCATCCGTTTCCCGTCCAGATAAAGTCCAGATAAAGGGGACTCTGTGAGGCATTCCACGACGGTGCTGGCCGTGAGCACCTTACTGGTGCTGGCCGGCTGCGCCACCGACGAGCCCACCACCGACGCATCGAGTTCGCCCTCCGCGCGCACCGGGTCGGGCACCGGGAATCAGTCGAAGTTCTTCGTGCGGGCCGACTACGACAAGCAGCTCGCGCTCCTGGACACCGCGCCCACCGGGCCGGCCGGCAAACCCTGGGAGCAGGCGCTCAACCCGGCGATGGTGGAGACCGCGAAGTTCACGAAACCCGGACCGTACAAGATCTGCTTCTCCAACGCGGGGCTGAACAACCCCTGGCGCCAGGTCGGTTTCAAGACCATGCAGGCCGAGGTCGACTCGCACCGCGGCCGGATCTCCGAGTTCGTCCACGTCGATGCCGAAGGCAAGGACCAGAAGCAGATCGCCGACATCAACGACCTGCTCGGCAAGGGCTGCCACGCGCTCATCGTCTCGCCGAACACCACCGCGACGCTCACCCCGGCCGTGGAGGCCGCCTGCAGGAAGGGCCTGCCGGTCATCGTCTTCGACCGCGGCGTCGACACGAACTGCCCGGTGACGTTCATCAACCCGATCGGCGGCTACGGATTCGGCCATGTCGCGGCGGAGTTCGTCACCCGGAAGATGAAGCGGGGCGGCAAGGTGCTCGCGCTGCGCATCCTGCCCGGCGTCGACGTGCTGGAGACCCGTTGGTCCGCGGCGAAGGTCGCCTTCGACAAGGCGGGCGTCGACGTCGTCGGCGTCGAGTTCACCGACGGCGACCCGGCCAGGACCAAGAAGATCGTCAACGACTACATCCAGCGGTACGGCACGATCGACGGCGTCTGGATGGACGCCGGGGCGGTCGCGGGCGCGGCGGTCGAGGCGTTCGAGGACGCGGGCAAGCCCGTGCCGCCGATCAACGGCGAGGACCAGCTCGACTTCCTGAAGCTGTGGAAGGACAAGAAGCTCACGGCGATCGCCCCGACCTACCCGACCTACCAGTGGCGCACCCCGGTCATCGCCGCGCTGAAGATCCTCGACGGCGAGCAGGTGCCGAACCCGTGGAAGCTGCCACAGCCGACCATCACCCAGGACAACCTGGACGAGTACGTCGACCCCGCCATGCCGCCGCTGCACTACGCGATGTGCGGCTGCACCGACCTGCCGGGCTACCCGAAGCGCTGGAAGTAGTCCGGTGCACACCATCGGTGTCAACCCGTGGGTCTGGGCCTCGCCGGTCGACGACGAGGCCATGGCCGAACTGGTGCCGCGGATCGCCGCGTTCGGTTTCGACGCGGTCGAGCTGCCGATCGAGCAACCCGGCGACTGGGACCCGGCCGGCACCCGGGACCTGCTGGCGGCGTACGGCCTGCGCGCGGTCGGCGTCGTTGCGGTCACCTCGCCCGGACGTGACCTCGTGAACGCCCCGCCGGAGGCCGTCGCCTCCACCGTGGCGTACCTGAAGACGTGTGTGGACAGTGCGGTGACCGTAGGCGCGTCCTGCGTCGGCGGCCCGGTCTACGCCGCGGTGGGGCGGACCTGGCGCATGACACCGCCTGAGCGCGCGGCCTGCTACGCGGACGTCCGCCGCGCCCTGCGGCCAGTGGCCGACTACGCGGGGGAGCGGGGCGTGAGCATCGGCGTGGAGGCCCTCAACCGCTATGAGACGAGCGTCGTCAACACGGTCGAGCAGGCGGTGGAGCTGATCGACGGCCTGCCCGCGAACGTCGGTCTCATGATCGACACCTATCACATGAACATCGAGGAGGCAGACCCCTACGAGGCGCTCGTCACGGCCGGCCCGCACATCAAGCACGTCCAGGTCAGCGGCACCGACCGCGGCGCCCCGGGCGCCGACCACTTCGACTGGCCACGCTTCCTCGCGGGCCTGGCCACGACCGGCTACGGCGGCGCGGTGTGCATCGAGTCGTTCACCGCGCAGAACGAGGCCATCGCCACCGCGGCCTCGATCTGGCGGCCGCTTGCCCTGTCGCAGGACACCCTCGCCCGCGACGGGCTGTCCTACCTCCGAACTGTCCTCCGTGGACTGGAAAACGCTCCCTCGACCGGGTGAAAGGGGTCGCTTTGGCTTCCGTACGGCGTAGTACGCCACGTGAATCGGCCCACGCGGAACCGCCCTACGGTCCGACCGGACCGTGCACCGAGCGCCGTACAACTCGCCGACAGTACGGCGGTCGGCACCGAGCGAAGCGCAACGCCCACGCCCGTACATCGTGTCCCCTCCGCGCGTCCTCATCCCCGCACGCCGAGTAGCCCGGTCGGGCCGTCATCCCCCCTTCCGCCCGGGAACCGCCATAAGGAGAAAGCGTGTTCACAGCCCGCACGATACGAAGGCGGCTTCTCGCCGTAGCCGCCACAGTCGGTTTAGCCGCGACCGCCGTGATGGCGTTCCCCGCGCCCGCATCCGCGGCTCCCCTCACCGTGCACGTCTCGCCGTCCGGCACCGGCACCGACTGTTCCAGCGCGCGGCCCTGCTCACTGACAGCCGCGCAGGCGGCGGTGCGATCGCTCAACGACGCCATGTCGGACGACATCGTGGTGCAGTTGGCCGACGGCGTGTACCGGCTGGCCGAACCCTGGCGGCTGACGGCGCAGGACTCCGGCTCAGGCGGTCACACGGTCGTGTGGCGGGCCGCCCCGTCGGCGCGTCCGGTGATCACCGGTGCCCGGGCGGTCACCGGCTGGTCGGTGGCCGACACAGGCAAGAACATCTGGAAGGCCGACGTGCCCGCCGGTCTCGACGCGCGGCAGCTCTATGTCGACGGTGCGGTCGCCACCCGGGCACGGACGCAGGTGAACAGGGCCGATTTCACGGCCTCCAGCGCCGGAATGAGGTTCTCGGGCGGTGGGCTGAGCTATCTGAACAACCTGGCCGGCCAGAGCCGGATCGAGGTGGAGAGCGTCAACTCCTTCACCGACCGGTACTCGCCGGTGCAGAGCATCAGCGAGAACTTCATCACGATGCAGCAGCCGGCGTGGAACAACAACAACTTCGGCTACGACACCCTCATGCGGCCACACCGGGCCGGTCCGTTCTACCTGTCCAACGCGTACGAGTTCCTGGACTCGCCCGGCGAGTGGTACCTCAACCCCACGACCGGAGCCCTGTACTACATCCCCCTGGCCGGGCAGAACATGAGCACGGTCAGCGTGGAACTGCCGACGCTGCAGTCGCTGCTGAACGTCGGGGGAACGTACGGTGAGCCGGCGCACCACGTCACGTTCAGCGGGATCACCTTCACCGGTACGAGCTGGCTGGGCGCCAGCAGCAACCAGGGTTACGCGGACCAGCAGACCGGCGCGTACCTCGCCGGCAACTGGAGCTGGCCGAGTTTCGACTCCTGTCACAACGGGTGCACGCAGTTCGAGGCCGCCCGGCCACACTGGCGGCAGATGCCGGCCGCTGTGCAGATCTCCGCCGCCAACACCATCACCTTCAGCGACTCCCGGTTCGTCAACCTGGGCCAGACGGCCATCGGTATCGGCAACGACGCCAACGCGCACGCCAGCGGAGTCGGCCTGGGCGCCGGCGACATCACGGTGACCCGGTCGGAGATCGCCCGAAGCTCAGCCGGTGGCATCGTCGTGGGCGGCGTGCGGGCCGACGCCCACCACCCCGGCGACCAGCGCATGGTCAACAGGGACATCACCATCAGCAACAACCGCATCCACGACCTCGGGGCGGACCATCGGGGCATCGTCTCTGTCCTGACCACGTACGTCACCAACAGCACCGTCGCTCAGAACGAGGTCTACAACCTGCCCTACTCCGGCATGTCGATCGGGTACGGCTGGGGCGCCAACGACGCGGGCGGCAGCAACCACTACGCCAACCGCGGCCTGTACGACTACCAGCCGCGCTACACGACGCCGACCACCGCGTCCAACAACCGGCTCATCGGCAACTACATCCACGATGTCATGCAGCAGATGAACGACGGTGGCTGCATCTACACGCTCGGTTGGAACCCGAGCGCGACGATCAGCCGGAACCACTGCCTGCGGACCAACGGACACTTCGGGCTGTACTTCGACGAGGGCTCGAAGTACTACACGGCCACCAACAACGTCTTCTCCAGCACCGGTACGTGGGCGACGGCCAACTACTGGGGTGGCGAGAACATGGGGAACTGGACTGTTACCAACAACTGGTCGACCAACGGCAGTACCAACGTGACCAACGGGGACCGCGGCAACGTGGTCTCCGGCAATGTCACGGTCACCAACGGCAACTGGCCTTCCGGTGCCCAGGACGTGATGGCGTCCGCCGGACCGCGGGACACCACCCCGCCGCCCCCGGCTCAGCAGATCGTGGGCGCGCAGTCGGGCCGTTGCCTGACCGTCCCCGGCGCCGGCACCACCAACGGCACCCAGACCCAACTCCAGGACTGCACCGGCGCACCCGGCCAGACCTGGACCCACACCGCCGGCAAACAACTGACCGTCTCCGGCAACAAGTGCCTCGACGCCAGCGGACGCGGCACCACCAACGGCACCGCCGTCGTCATCTGGGACTGCAACGGCCAGAACAACCAACAGTGGAACGTCAACCCCAACGGCACCATCACCGGCGTCCAGTCCGGACTGTGCCTCGACGCCAACGCCGCCGGCACCGCCAACGGCACCAGGATCACCCTCTGGTCCTGCCACGGCGGCACCAACCAGCAGTGGGCGCTGCGATAGCGGAATCAACGCCTGTCCGCTCCTTCGGGACAGGAGCGGATGCCGGCGGTGGGGCCCGAGTGGGTGCGGGCCCCACCGCCCCCGGTGAATCTGTGGATCTGTGGACCCGTGCTGAACGCGGTACGCCGCCGGCCCCTGCCGGCCTCTCCCTGTCGTCGCGCGAGCCCCTGGACGCAATGCCGGTGACTCCGGCTCTTTCCGGTCGTGCAGCGGGGTGCGCCAAGGCCCGGACGCGTCGAAAGTGACCGGACGGCCGCCCCGGCTGCCCTTTCTCTTGCGGTTGGAGGTCTGGTCCCTCTTCTCCGGGATGACCGCCTTGATGCGACGTCGTCGCAGGTGGGCGCGGTTGGCGCGGGACGAGTACACCTTGTCCGCGGCGGCCGGGCGCGGGGCCGGCCGACGGGTGGACGGACGCGGATCACTGAGGGCTGTCCGCGGCCCGGTCGGCGGTCAGAACGAACGACAGCGGTCGGCGCTTGCCGTCGGCAACAGGTGCATCGTGCTGGTCAGTCCGCCGCGGGACCTTCCGAGCAGGGCTTCCTTCAGACGGAGTCGCCCTGGCGGGCGGCTTCGGCGATCAGGTTCTCCAGCAGGACGGTGAAGACACCGGCGTTCCGCCAGACTCGGTGAGTTGCCTGCGCGTCACGAAAGTCTTCCTACCGATCCGCCTCCCGGACGGGTCCGGAACGACGAGACTGATCACGACATCACACAGACCCCAGGAGCGCAGGAAGCCCCGTCGGGGCAGGGTGACCAAATGGGTCCCCTGGCCCGACGGAGTTCGATCGGCCGGACGGTGCGTTACTGGCGCCCGGCAGGCGCCGGTGTTGTGTGCGGCGCTCCCCGGCTCAGCCGAAGTTCACGTCGCTGCACCACATGTAGGCCTGGTCGAGGTGCGAGGCCTGCCAGATCACGAACACGATGTGGTGTCCGGTGTAGCCGCCGGTCTGGACGGGGAACGTGATGTCCTTCGCCGGGGCGAAGCGGCCGGTCTGCGTGATGAAGTCGAGGTTGCCCCAGCCCAGGGTCTGGGTCTTGGGGTTGAAGCCCTGCTTGCTCACGTAGACCTTGAAGTAGTCGGCACCGTGGGACGCCTGGTCGTACAGGTGGACCGAGAAGTTGTTGCCGACGGTGGTGGTCTTCCACTGCCCGGGCTTGTCCAGGCTGGCGTTCCTCGAGAGGTTGTTGCTGCAGAGCGTCCCGTCGGGGGTCCGCGCCTGGAACTGGCCACCGAGGCCGTCGCGGAGCGCGCTCATCCAGTTCCACATGGTGTCGGAATTGGCCTGGAAGGCCTGCCAGCACATGGGGTCTTCGGTCTGCATGGCCGGGTTCGTGTGGTTGTTGCCCCACGTCTTCCAGCACTGGTACGCGCGGGAGGCGGGGCCGACGATGGTGCCGTGAGCCTGGGCGGGCGCCGACCAGGTGAGTGCGCCGACAACCACGGCGAACAGCATGACGAGCGCCTGGAGAGGCCGGCGTAGGGACGACCGCGAACGCCCGGTTAACGGACTCTGTTTGCGCATGTGGGGGGACTCCTTCCAGTTGCAAGGCTGTCATGGGAGCGCTCCCAACGGTAGGACTTCTGAGTGAGATGTCAATGAAACAAACGGAGTTGAATACAGTGGTGGGCGGCGAGCAGGGGGAGAAGAAGGACAAGGCTGCCAACCGGAAGAAGAAGTGCGGCCTGGGTGGCCCGCCCACACGCCACGACTCCGGTCTCCACAGGGAACGGAACACCGTCGAGCGGCTGATCAACAAGCTGAAAGCCTGGCGGGGCATCGCGACTCGATACGACAGGACACCCGAGAGCTGTCTCGCCGGCCTCCACCTCCGCGCCTCGATGATCTGGATCAACGACGTACGGAAGGCAACCGGTTGATCACGACGTCACACAGGCCCTAACGCCGCAGCCGGTTCGGCTCGCCCGGCCCGCTGCGGCGCACCACCCACGCCTCGGTGATGTGGGTGAACATCGCCTCTGCCGCGCCCCTGGGGTCGTGCGCTGCGATCCGCTCGCAGATGCGCCGATGGCCGTGGTTGGACGCGACGCAGAAGGCGCGGCCGGTTCGGCCCATGTAACGGGCGGAGTTGATGACCTGGCGCTCCAGCGAACGGACCACGGCACGGCCGATAGGGTTTCCCGACGCCTGCATGACGGTGTCGTGGAACGCCCGGTCCTCCTCCTGGTACGACGCGGGGTCGTCGACGAGCTCATCCATCCGCTCCACCAGAGCGCGTAGCTGGTCGATCACCTCGGCGTTCGCCAGGCGGGCGGCGACGTTGGCCATATCGGACTCCAGCGCGCGGCGGGTCGCGACCAGGTGATCGAGGATGGCCAGGCTCTCGTCCTCGGCGATGGTCGCGC is drawn from Streptomyces bottropensis ATCC 25435 and contains these coding sequences:
- a CDS encoding ABC transporter permease — translated: MSGALSLSARRTPPGVFVALVLTLAIGWLVVTVDGGRLFSLPTTVSLLHVAAGLGLVAVGQTLVVVGGSLDLSVAYVVSLSTLVAAETMAGDDGALLPAIGLTLAVSSAIGLVNGLLVTTARINPFIATVGVGLLLKGYLDNGYDGPAGKTAPALVQGLGYQRIGPVPLSFLLLLTVAAAAWFVLARTRFGHHLIAVGGDPEVARLSGVRGSRVLVTAHVLCGLCAGLAGVYLASRLGAGAPRVGTEGLYDLESIAAVVLGGTALAGGRGGVVGTVGGVLLLASIDAVFNQLEVDVFFKQVIRGVIIIAAVAVHARRAMRKAS
- a CDS encoding ABC transporter permease yields the protein MRIARPLRLLGFRSGSLAPIIVILAVLLVLLTARQPDFLSPPSLMSFLGRSAPIVLLAAGQYFVIVSGELDLSVGSLVTAQVVIAARLIDGDPSAGWPVVVLLLAFGIAVGLVNGLVTTRLRVPSFITTLGMFLILVGAVYLWSDGAPKGGLSEEFRRLGRSGFEDVPALGRIPYALVILLAAAALALVLTRSDFGRTLVAVGGNSRTAELSGVRVWRAKTMAFVLSGLAATLAAVLIGGYGGVSFQAGAGLEFGAITAAVLGGVALGGGRGSVVGAMLGALTLETLFTLMNFYGVSGALEPTVQGAIILFAVAAASIRFPSR
- a CDS encoding ABC transporter substrate-binding protein — encoded protein: MLAVSTLLVLAGCATDEPTTDASSSPSARTGSGTGNQSKFFVRADYDKQLALLDTAPTGPAGKPWEQALNPAMVETAKFTKPGPYKICFSNAGLNNPWRQVGFKTMQAEVDSHRGRISEFVHVDAEGKDQKQIADINDLLGKGCHALIVSPNTTATLTPAVEAACRKGLPVIVFDRGVDTNCPVTFINPIGGYGFGHVAAEFVTRKMKRGGKVLALRILPGVDVLETRWSAAKVAFDKAGVDVVGVEFTDGDPARTKKIVNDYIQRYGTIDGVWMDAGAVAGAAVEAFEDAGKPVPPINGEDQLDFLKLWKDKKLTAIAPTYPTYQWRTPVIAALKILDGEQVPNPWKLPQPTITQDNLDEYVDPAMPPLHYAMCGCTDLPGYPKRWK
- a CDS encoding sugar phosphate isomerase/epimerase family protein, with the translated sequence MHTIGVNPWVWASPVDDEAMAELVPRIAAFGFDAVELPIEQPGDWDPAGTRDLLAAYGLRAVGVVAVTSPGRDLVNAPPEAVASTVAYLKTCVDSAVTVGASCVGGPVYAAVGRTWRMTPPERAACYADVRRALRPVADYAGERGVSIGVEALNRYETSVVNTVEQAVELIDGLPANVGLMIDTYHMNIEEADPYEALVTAGPHIKHVQVSGTDRGAPGADHFDWPRFLAGLATTGYGGAVCIESFTAQNEAIATAASIWRPLALSQDTLARDGLSYLRTVLRGLENAPSTG
- a CDS encoding ricin-type beta-trefoil lectin domain protein, producing the protein MAFPAPASAAPLTVHVSPSGTGTDCSSARPCSLTAAQAAVRSLNDAMSDDIVVQLADGVYRLAEPWRLTAQDSGSGGHTVVWRAAPSARPVITGARAVTGWSVADTGKNIWKADVPAGLDARQLYVDGAVATRARTQVNRADFTASSAGMRFSGGGLSYLNNLAGQSRIEVESVNSFTDRYSPVQSISENFITMQQPAWNNNNFGYDTLMRPHRAGPFYLSNAYEFLDSPGEWYLNPTTGALYYIPLAGQNMSTVSVELPTLQSLLNVGGTYGEPAHHVTFSGITFTGTSWLGASSNQGYADQQTGAYLAGNWSWPSFDSCHNGCTQFEAARPHWRQMPAAVQISAANTITFSDSRFVNLGQTAIGIGNDANAHASGVGLGAGDITVTRSEIARSSAGGIVVGGVRADAHHPGDQRMVNRDITISNNRIHDLGADHRGIVSVLTTYVTNSTVAQNEVYNLPYSGMSIGYGWGANDAGGSNHYANRGLYDYQPRYTTPTTASNNRLIGNYIHDVMQQMNDGGCIYTLGWNPSATISRNHCLRTNGHFGLYFDEGSKYYTATNNVFSSTGTWATANYWGGENMGNWTVTNNWSTNGSTNVTNGDRGNVVSGNVTVTNGNWPSGAQDVMASAGPRDTTPPPPAQQIVGAQSGRCLTVPGAGTTNGTQTQLQDCTGAPGQTWTHTAGKQLTVSGNKCLDASGRGTTNGTAVVIWDCNGQNNQQWNVNPNGTITGVQSGLCLDANAAGTANGTRITLWSCHGGTNQQWALR
- a CDS encoding lytic polysaccharide monooxygenase auxiliary activity family 9 protein; the protein is MLFAVVVGALTWSAPAQAHGTIVGPASRAYQCWKTWGNNHTNPAMQTEDPMCWQAFQANSDTMWNWMSALRDGLGGQFQARTPDGTLCSNNLSRNASLDKPGQWKTTTVGNNFSVHLYDQASHGADYFKVYVSKQGFNPKTQTLGWGNLDFITQTGRFAPAKDITFPVQTGGYTGHHIVFVIWQASHLDQAYMWCSDVNFG
- a CDS encoding FadR/GntR family transcriptional regulator, whose amino-acid sequence is MTAVPQSSAEASEAPAWSRRPANLAAAVTAELVERIVRGVHPSGSPLPPEPVLCETFSVSRTVVREAVKVLQEKGLVQVRQGAGTMVTPPAMWNMLDELVLGATIAEDESLAILDHLVATRRALESDMANVAARLANAEVIDQLRALVERMDELVDDPASYQEEDRAFHDTVMQASGNPIGRAVVRSLERQVINSARYMGRTGRAFCVASNHGHRRICERIAAHDPRGAAEAMFTHITEAWVVRRSGPGEPNRLRR